The Arcanobacterium pinnipediorum genome includes a region encoding these proteins:
- a CDS encoding DUF4862 family protein, producing the protein MSVPFIIGAYASLPATKEEQADYYQILAGQPWVQGLEIPFRDSITDDVEWFVSQLSPNFTTNMLTPIPGVMQRVGKDQYFGLASPEESGKTAALDYLLNASWAIKAINDAAGRQVFTHVALHSAPTKIADPVAFNHSLDVVTQWDWDDAKLVIEHQDAFIAEQSPQKGFLSLADEIKAGRAHGLEILINWGRSVIEGRDTQTAYEHVETAGSAHALAGVMFSGAHAQPNAYGPAWNDDHVPLNTDEPTSLMTSSHVADVSRLAQKYSASVMGAKVSIGTEASLSTRLEILRHIAMAAGSTTTLQIG; encoded by the coding sequence ATGTCTGTCCCATTTATTATTGGTGCCTACGCATCACTGCCCGCAACCAAAGAGGAACAAGCGGACTATTACCAGATACTTGCCGGCCAACCGTGGGTTCAGGGTTTAGAGATTCCGTTCCGTGATTCAATTACCGACGACGTTGAGTGGTTTGTATCTCAGCTCTCTCCTAATTTTACCACCAATATGCTCACCCCTATCCCTGGTGTTATGCAACGCGTTGGTAAGGATCAGTATTTTGGTTTGGCCTCACCAGAAGAAAGTGGCAAAACAGCTGCTCTTGATTATCTATTGAATGCCTCGTGGGCGATTAAGGCAATCAACGATGCTGCCGGGCGCCAAGTTTTTACCCACGTCGCCTTACACTCTGCACCAACTAAAATTGCAGATCCGGTTGCGTTTAATCATTCTTTAGATGTGGTTACCCAATGGGATTGGGACGATGCCAAACTCGTTATTGAACATCAAGACGCATTCATCGCCGAGCAAAGCCCACAAAAGGGTTTTTTGAGTTTAGCTGATGAGATTAAAGCCGGACGTGCTCACGGTCTTGAGATTCTGATTAATTGGGGACGATCAGTTATCGAAGGCCGTGATACTCAAACTGCCTACGAACATGTAGAAACTGCCGGTAGTGCCCACGCGTTAGCTGGCGTGATGTTTTCTGGGGCACATGCGCAACCAAATGCGTATGGTCCGGCATGGAATGACGATCATGTTCCGCTCAACACTGACGAACCGACGTCGTTAATGACGTCCTCGCACGTAGCTGACGTTTCCCGACTCGCCCAGAAATATTCTGCTTCAGTGATGGGAGCGAAGGTGAGCATTGGAACCGAGGCCTCGTTGTCCACTAGGCTGGAGATACTTCGCCATATTGCTATGGCGGCAGGATCAACAACCACATTGCAGATAGGTTAA
- a CDS encoding DsbA family protein, with product MSQPADTPKSRRNIIISLIALITVAVLVISLIASGFLLGKPSPQGSPSESTAAQSQPSGKESSASGGNASGGNASGGSDSAQQPATELDPQLKQAVENEHRKDPNDPRALGSVDAPVIIEMYSDYRCGHCRDWSLNTLPELQDLIDSGKIRVEYNSLPILGKDSILAAQASHAAALQNKFWEYHKELFTNLPEVTPQALTELAGKLGMDTEKFAADLVSDETVAAISGERSHGIALGITGTPAFLIGYSFISGALPADRFISVIDQEMQRF from the coding sequence ATGAGTCAGCCCGCAGATACCCCCAAGAGTCGCCGCAACATTATTATTTCGCTCATTGCCCTGATAACGGTGGCAGTGCTGGTGATTAGCCTTATCGCCTCGGGCTTTTTGTTGGGAAAGCCGTCACCGCAGGGATCGCCGTCGGAATCAACGGCGGCTCAAAGTCAGCCGAGTGGAAAAGAAAGTAGCGCTTCTGGTGGCAACGCTTCTGGTGGCAACGCTTCTGGTGGTAGCGATTCTGCCCAGCAGCCGGCTACCGAACTCGATCCGCAACTTAAACAAGCGGTAGAAAACGAACACCGGAAGGATCCTAACGATCCGCGAGCGCTCGGTTCGGTTGATGCGCCAGTTATTATTGAAATGTATTCGGATTATCGGTGCGGGCATTGCCGGGACTGGTCGCTGAACACATTGCCAGAACTCCAAGATCTTATTGATAGCGGCAAGATCCGGGTTGAATACAATTCGTTGCCGATTCTTGGCAAGGATTCCATTCTTGCAGCGCAAGCCTCGCATGCGGCGGCTTTGCAAAATAAGTTCTGGGAATACCATAAGGAACTTTTCACGAACCTGCCCGAGGTCACCCCGCAAGCCCTGACTGAGTTGGCTGGCAAATTGGGAATGGATACTGAGAAGTTCGCAGCCGATCTCGTCTCTGATGAAACGGTGGCTGCTATTAGTGGCGAACGCAGTCACGGAATCGCTCTGGGGATCACGGGTACTCCGGCATTCCTGATCGGTTATTCGTTTATTTCCGGAGCATTGCCTGCAGATCGTTTTATTTCCGTCATCGATCAAGAAATGCAGCGTTTTTAA
- a CDS encoding 1-acyl-sn-glycerol-3-phosphate acyltransferase, which yields MSIKRFISHTFQKFSRWELQVEPLPPKAIVIGAPHTSNWDAIYMLVAFWHSERNLRFLVKDSVIRSPLGPIARAFGAVGVDRHSPHGVVSDIAQQARHATDFTLCLAPKGTRSKRDTWRSGFYHIAYEAGVPVVFGFIDSHTRTYGWRGSMMLSGDRKADMDRIREFYEPLAGIHPELTSTPRLRDESPLEN from the coding sequence ATGTCTATCAAACGATTCATCTCCCACACTTTTCAAAAATTTTCCCGCTGGGAACTACAGGTCGAACCACTACCGCCAAAAGCTATTGTGATCGGCGCTCCGCATACATCGAACTGGGACGCGATCTACATGTTGGTAGCTTTTTGGCATTCGGAACGTAACTTACGATTCTTGGTGAAAGATTCGGTTATTCGAAGCCCACTAGGCCCAATTGCGCGCGCTTTTGGTGCAGTTGGGGTAGATCGGCATTCACCGCATGGAGTGGTTAGTGATATTGCGCAACAAGCTCGTCACGCAACTGATTTTACTTTGTGTTTAGCTCCTAAAGGTACCCGCAGTAAGCGTGATACGTGGCGGTCTGGGTTTTACCATATCGCCTACGAAGCCGGGGTGCCGGTGGTGTTTGGCTTCATTGATTCGCATACTCGCACCTATGGCTGGCGTGGCTCGATGATGCTAAGCGGTGACCGCAAGGCAGATATGGATCGTATTCGTGAATTTTATGAACCGCTAGCCGGTATTCATCCGGAACTTACATCCACGCCTCGCCTGCGTGACGAATCACCGTTGGAGAACTAA
- a CDS encoding aldo/keto reductase gives MTRLSTGYTMPALGFGTYQIPLADTADLVQQAFAVGYRHIDTAQMYGNEAGVGRAMIESGLARASIFITTKLNNPNHEADKARESFAQSLRNLRTEYVDLFLIHWPLPMHYGGDFPQTFKTIESFVAEGRARSVGVSNFEIEHIEKLVSAGCGVPAVNQIEIHPYFQNRDVVDYCRKMGITVESWSPLGRGEDLKDPVILEIADKHHATPAQVVLAWHLAENFVVIPKSSTLARQQQNFDSLRVTLDYDDLAAIRALDRGADGRRGPHPNDFSRLS, from the coding sequence ATGACTCGACTATCTACCGGCTACACGATGCCCGCCCTCGGATTTGGCACCTACCAGATTCCGTTAGCTGATACTGCTGATCTGGTCCAGCAAGCCTTCGCAGTAGGCTACCGCCATATTGATACCGCACAAATGTATGGCAATGAGGCCGGGGTTGGGCGGGCAATGATCGAATCTGGGCTCGCGCGCGCGAGCATTTTTATTACAACGAAACTTAATAACCCGAACCATGAAGCTGATAAGGCACGCGAATCTTTCGCTCAATCCTTACGCAATCTGCGCACCGAGTATGTTGATTTGTTTTTGATCCATTGGCCGCTGCCGATGCACTACGGCGGAGATTTCCCGCAGACGTTTAAGACCATCGAATCGTTTGTAGCTGAGGGCCGTGCACGATCCGTTGGTGTTTCTAATTTCGAGATCGAACATATTGAGAAGTTAGTATCTGCCGGTTGTGGCGTGCCTGCGGTCAACCAGATCGAGATCCATCCTTATTTCCAAAATCGCGACGTTGTTGATTACTGCCGGAAGATGGGGATTACGGTAGAGTCGTGGTCACCGTTGGGTCGCGGGGAAGATCTTAAAGATCCGGTGATTTTAGAGATCGCTGATAAACATCATGCCACGCCAGCACAGGTGGTGTTAGCGTGGCATTTAGCGGAAAATTTCGTAGTTATTCCAAAGTCATCGACGTTAGCTCGGCAACAGCAAAACTTTGATTCGTTGCGGGTGACTTTAGATTATGACGATCTTGCCGCTATTCGGGCACTTGATCGCGGTGCCGATGGCCGGCGCGGTCCACATCCGAACGACTTTTCGCGGCTTTCGTGA
- a CDS encoding HD domain-containing protein produces the protein MISAAAAFEPALAFLHQHLFSPDRIVSGEPVSLSQRRYRFEHCQRVARIGRVVAQAEGLDGDVLALGCLLHDVGKFDAPFPVDHGRAGAVVAHQFLSALGLDQSQRDEIVQGIAMHTDDLYNPRSDGQGGDHDVHGRPYLVFDTSPSLLARCIGDCDNIDRFGAYRVADTLAYIGFMDLSTTEQLRWLKSYLNKLDRLWSQPCATQTATRLWQEAIDVQRTFFGRLATELTA, from the coding sequence ATGATTAGTGCAGCTGCGGCGTTCGAGCCTGCGTTAGCTTTTCTGCACCAGCATTTGTTCTCCCCTGATCGGATTGTCTCTGGCGAACCGGTGAGCTTGAGCCAGCGGCGGTATCGGTTTGAACATTGTCAACGAGTTGCGCGCATTGGGCGTGTAGTTGCGCAAGCTGAGGGGCTTGATGGCGATGTTTTAGCTTTGGGGTGTTTGCTGCATGATGTGGGGAAGTTTGATGCACCTTTCCCCGTCGATCACGGCCGTGCCGGGGCTGTGGTTGCACACCAGTTTCTTTCTGCGCTTGGGTTGGATCAATCTCAGCGTGACGAAATCGTCCAGGGTATTGCGATGCATACCGACGATTTATACAATCCGCGCTCTGATGGGCAAGGCGGGGATCACGATGTGCACGGGCGGCCATATTTAGTGTTTGATACATCCCCAAGCCTCTTAGCTCGCTGTATCGGGGACTGCGATAATATCGATCGGTTTGGCGCCTACCGGGTGGCAGATACACTGGCGTACATAGGCTTCATGGATCTTTCCACTACCGAGCAACTCCGGTGGCTAAAGAGCTATCTTAACAAGCTTGACAGGCTGTGGAGCCAGCCATGTGCTACTCAGACGGCTACTCGGCTGTGGCAAGAAGCAATCGATGTACAGCGGACGTTCTTTGGTCGCTTAGCTACAGAATTAACAGCTTAG